The Aminithiophilus ramosus genome contains a region encoding:
- a CDS encoding polysaccharide deacetylase family protein has product MEKLLWPDGKKCAVMFSFDLDGDTTWENGNKGLPYGDQYIKSLSVGQYGPKRGVYNILDLLDKYGVKGTFYIPGLTAERYPEAVKTIANAGHEIGHHGYAHERFAGKTVEEQIEIIEKSQAIFKKLIGHEAEGFRTPSGDWSIETPKLLYERGFKYSSSMRGDDKPYRTIIDGKKTNFIEIPTKWELDDYVAMAYNLYPAEPCGIDRISIYKNVLDNFLWEFEGAYKYGLCISYMMHPQVSGTPGKIMILDHLLRKISKMNEVFVGTGKEIADWYRNIDSSQKDRRHV; this is encoded by the coding sequence ATGGAAAAACTCCTCTGGCCGGATGGCAAGAAATGCGCCGTCATGTTCTCCTTCGATCTGGATGGCGACACCACATGGGAAAACGGGAACAAGGGATTGCCCTATGGCGATCAATACATTAAATCACTTTCCGTAGGTCAGTATGGCCCCAAACGAGGCGTTTACAATATACTGGATCTACTGGATAAATACGGCGTGAAAGGCACTTTCTATATACCGGGCCTGACAGCGGAACGATATCCAGAGGCCGTCAAGACAATAGCCAATGCGGGACATGAAATCGGCCATCACGGCTACGCTCACGAAAGATTTGCGGGAAAAACCGTAGAAGAACAGATAGAAATCATTGAAAAAAGTCAAGCGATATTCAAAAAGTTAATAGGACATGAAGCTGAAGGGTTTAGAACCCCTTCTGGGGATTGGTCTATTGAAACTCCCAAATTACTATATGAAAGAGGATTTAAATATTCTAGCTCCATGAGAGGAGACGATAAGCCCTACAGAACAATAATAGATGGAAAAAAAACTAATTTTATCGAAATTCCAACCAAATGGGAACTTGATGACTATGTTGCCATGGCATATAACTTATACCCGGCAGAGCCATGTGGAATCGATAGAATTTCCATATACAAAAATGTGCTCGATAATTTTCTATGGGAATTTGAAGGAGCATATAAATATGGGCTTTGCATTTCATATATGATGCATCCACAGGTATCGGGAACTCCTGGAAAAATAATGATTCTCGACCACTTGCTCAGAAAAATTTCCAAAATGAATGAAGTTTTTGTAGGAACCGGCAAGGAGATCGCAGATTGGTACAGAAATATTGATTCTTCGCAAAAGGACAGACGCCATGTATAG
- a CDS encoding aspartate/glutamate racemase family protein, protein MERKERLAKMKIKCIMPDKAMDRDTLNKREIMLKKVLAPDVEVSVDCIKHGPDELDCYTDEAFAASEMVKEAILAEKAGYNAIVTYCFSDIGLDAIRENVSVPVIGPFETTLSAAGMLCNRFTVITTEKRNVPRTYRRLMKNAIAREKLKTVKSLDIPIGELRTRPDAALLYLTKTCKEAIAEGADGIILGCLGMAMYSEEIKNKLNINIFNPALLAAAYAELCVRTAMTHSESNYPKFTNASNIRMED, encoded by the coding sequence ATGGAACGGAAAGAAAGATTAGCCAAAATGAAAATCAAGTGCATCATGCCTGACAAGGCCATGGATAGGGACACTTTAAACAAAAGGGAAATAATGCTCAAAAAAGTACTCGCACCTGACGTGGAAGTCTCCGTGGATTGCATCAAGCACGGTCCGGATGAATTGGATTGTTATACCGACGAAGCCTTTGCCGCTTCGGAAATGGTCAAAGAGGCCATACTGGCGGAAAAAGCAGGATACAACGCGATTGTGACCTACTGCTTCAGCGATATAGGCCTGGATGCCATCAGAGAAAACGTTTCCGTTCCCGTCATAGGTCCCTTTGAAACGACACTCTCGGCCGCGGGAATGCTGTGCAATCGCTTCACGGTGATAACGACGGAAAAGCGAAACGTGCCTAGGACCTACAGGCGGCTGATGAAGAACGCCATTGCCAGAGAAAAATTAAAAACCGTAAAATCTCTGGACATCCCCATCGGGGAGTTGCGAACGCGCCCGGACGCGGCCCTGCTCTATCTGACCAAGACGTGCAAAGAAGCGATAGCGGAAGGAGCGGACGGCATCATTCTCGGCTGCCTCGGCATGGCCATGTACAGCGAGGAAATAAAAAATAAATTAAATATCAACATATTCAACCCGGCACTCCTTGCCGCAGCCTACGCGGAGCTGTGCGTCAGAACAGCCATGACTCACAGCGAAAGCAATTATCCCAAATTCACGAACGCAAGCAACATACGCATGGAGGACTGA
- a CDS encoding dimethylarginine dimethylaminohydrolase family protein, which yields MTTVNATMEKAVKKACNDYGEKWFTDTSSFEENLIHVWGRKWSVSSEVEKLRAVLLRRPGREIERVTDPADCRWKALMDVEKARDQHDAMAQIYRDHGVEVFYVEDQREDRPNALFMRDNVLGTPEGAILCRQSTPFRRGEERAVAAALGKIGCPIVRTISGTGVFEGACAMWIDRETILLGTGVRANAEGVRQVEEVLRPMGVKNFIHYQISWGHAHLDGLMTPVDRKKILIFPWQSPYDVVKPLMDRGFEIIEAPSIEEVKTGSAINMVALEPGVMLMSAGNPETTKALEKRGVEVIHVDISELRKGFGALHCMTAFLAREA from the coding sequence ATGACCACGGTAAACGCGACGATGGAAAAGGCCGTCAAGAAGGCCTGCAACGATTACGGCGAAAAATGGTTCACCGACACCTCCTCTTTCGAGGAGAATCTGATCCACGTATGGGGGAGGAAATGGAGCGTCTCCTCTGAAGTGGAAAAGCTGCGGGCCGTTCTGCTGCGAAGGCCCGGCAGGGAGATCGAAAGGGTGACCGATCCCGCCGATTGCCGATGGAAGGCCCTTATGGACGTCGAGAAGGCACGGGACCAGCACGACGCCATGGCCCAGATCTACCGGGATCACGGCGTCGAGGTCTTCTACGTCGAAGATCAGCGGGAAGATCGTCCCAATGCCCTTTTCATGAGAGACAACGTCCTGGGCACTCCGGAAGGGGCGATTCTCTGCCGTCAGTCGACTCCTTTCCGACGGGGGGAGGAGCGGGCCGTCGCCGCGGCACTCGGCAAGATCGGCTGTCCGATCGTCCGGACGATTTCCGGGACGGGGGTTTTCGAGGGCGCCTGCGCCATGTGGATCGATCGCGAGACGATTCTTCTCGGCACGGGAGTCCGGGCAAACGCGGAGGGAGTCCGACAAGTGGAGGAAGTGTTGCGACCCATGGGGGTCAAGAACTTCATTCACTACCAGATTTCCTGGGGACACGCCCACCTGGACGGACTGATGACTCCTGTGGATCGGAAAAAAATCCTCATCTTCCCCTGGCAGTCTCCCTACGATGTCGTGAAGCCCCTGATGGACCGAGGCTTCGAAATCATCGAGGCTCCCTCCATCGAGGAAGTGAAGACGGGAAGTGCCATCAACATGGTCGCTCTGGAGCCCGGAGTCATGCTCATGTCGGCGGGGAACCCCGAAACCACGAAAGCTCTGGAAAAGCGCGGCGTCGAGGTCATCCACGTCGACATCTCGGAGCTGCGGAAAGGGTTCGGCGCCCTCCACTGCATGACGGCGTTCCTCGCCAGGGAGGCCTAA
- the recQ gene encoding DNA helicase RecQ gives MTDKKALLREIFGFTHFRPGQEAIIDALLARRDTLAVMPTGAGKSLCFQIPALLFDGLSLVISPLISLMKDQVSALRQAGVEAAYLNSALTPSQMETVVDRARKGTYKILYVAPERLLTSGFLSLVRSCPPPFVAVDEAHCVSQWGQDFRPGYLDIAPFIEGLSGRPVLGAFTATATPQVRDDVTALLCLRNPLVTTTGFDRPNLTFEVRSPANKEAELKGFLAERRGKSGIVYCLTRKTVEEVCESLRAAGHEAVRYHGGLDQEERRENQERFQKDEATVMVATNAFGMGIDKSNVAFVVHYNMPKNIESYYQEAGRAGRDGSRAECVLFYGGRDVVTNQFLIEKGEEASGDDEASRLFRETERRRLRQMTLYCRSRDCLRARILRYFGEESPDRCDNCSNCLQTFREVDVTVEAQKILSCVLRMKGRFGVKLLIDTLRGSKKAKVREFGLDELSTYGIMADESEASLKEKIDDLLCRGYLTVSDDLSPVVGTTEKARAVLFRGEKLFMKVPERTRRAPTATAEPAADGALFDRLRAIRKGLADSQGVPAFVIFSDATLRQMCADHPRTEEELLQISGVGQAKLRQYGAAFLEVLRDERR, from the coding sequence GTGACGGATAAAAAGGCCTTGCTGCGGGAAATCTTCGGTTTCACCCATTTTCGGCCGGGTCAGGAGGCGATCATCGACGCCCTCCTGGCCCGGCGCGACACGCTGGCCGTCATGCCCACAGGGGCGGGCAAGTCTCTCTGCTTCCAGATCCCGGCCCTCCTCTTCGACGGCCTCTCCCTCGTCATCTCCCCGCTGATCTCTCTCATGAAGGACCAGGTCAGCGCCCTCAGACAGGCCGGAGTCGAGGCCGCCTACCTCAACAGCGCCCTCACGCCTTCCCAGATGGAGACCGTCGTGGACAGGGCCCGGAAGGGGACCTACAAGATTCTCTACGTCGCGCCCGAACGGCTCCTGACGTCGGGATTCCTCTCCCTGGTCCGCTCCTGCCCTCCCCCCTTCGTCGCCGTCGACGAGGCCCACTGCGTCTCCCAGTGGGGCCAGGACTTCCGCCCCGGCTATCTCGACATCGCCCCCTTCATCGAGGGGCTCTCCGGCCGCCCCGTCCTAGGCGCCTTCACGGCCACGGCCACGCCCCAGGTCCGCGACGACGTGACGGCCCTCCTCTGTCTGCGCAACCCCCTCGTGACGACGACAGGCTTCGACAGGCCCAACCTGACCTTCGAGGTCCGCTCCCCCGCGAACAAGGAGGCGGAGCTGAAGGGCTTTCTCGCCGAGAGAAGGGGCAAAAGCGGCATCGTCTACTGCCTGACGCGCAAAACCGTCGAGGAGGTCTGCGAAAGCCTCCGCGCGGCGGGCCACGAGGCCGTCCGCTACCACGGGGGCCTCGACCAGGAGGAGCGCCGCGAGAACCAGGAGCGCTTCCAGAAGGACGAGGCGACGGTCATGGTGGCCACCAACGCCTTCGGCATGGGCATCGACAAGTCCAACGTGGCCTTCGTCGTCCACTACAACATGCCCAAAAACATCGAGAGCTACTACCAGGAGGCGGGCCGGGCCGGAAGGGACGGATCCCGCGCCGAATGCGTCCTCTTCTACGGCGGGCGCGACGTCGTCACCAACCAGTTCCTCATCGAAAAGGGGGAAGAGGCCTCGGGCGACGACGAGGCGTCGCGCCTTTTCCGCGAGACGGAGCGGCGCCGCCTCCGCCAGATGACCCTCTACTGCCGCAGCCGCGACTGCCTCCGGGCTCGAATCCTCCGCTACTTCGGAGAGGAGTCTCCCGACCGCTGCGACAACTGCTCCAACTGCCTCCAGACCTTCAGGGAAGTCGACGTCACCGTCGAGGCCCAGAAGATCCTCTCCTGCGTCCTGCGCATGAAGGGACGTTTCGGCGTCAAGCTCCTCATCGACACCCTCAGGGGATCGAAAAAGGCCAAGGTGCGCGAATTCGGCCTCGACGAGCTCTCCACCTACGGCATCATGGCCGACGAGAGCGAGGCCTCGCTGAAGGAAAAAATCGACGACCTCCTCTGCCGGGGCTACCTGACCGTCAGCGACGACCTTTCCCCCGTCGTCGGGACGACGGAAAAAGCCCGAGCCGTCCTCTTCCGCGGCGAAAAGCTCTTCATGAAGGTCCCCGAGCGCACGAGGCGGGCGCCGACGGCGACGGCGGAACCGGCGGCCGACGGAGCCCTCTTCGACCGTCTCCGGGCCATCCGCAAGGGCCTCGCCGACAGCCAGGGCGTCCCGGCCTTCGTCATCTTCTCCGACGCCACCCTGCGCCAGATGTGCGCCGACCACCCCCGCACGGAAGAGGAGCTCCTTCAGATCTCCGGCGTGGGCCAGGCCAAACTCCGCCAGTACGGAGCGGCCTTTCTGGAGGTGCTGAGGGACGAACGGCGCTGA
- a CDS encoding polysaccharide deacetylase family protein — MYRKSINWPNKSKCAVSITINLSAELFWLQLDQTCYDKPKTLSMGQYGMTNGLKRVLDTLGQKNIKATFFVPGKVAELYPLEMQDVLNRNHEIACSGYDYINLGIEDPICQENDISRGVNAIKKICNMTPLGFRAPVGELSKETLRIAHKYGMKYSSNLSDDDRPYYLDIGSEMKMLEIPIHWSLYDFPYFAFNYRPAFPIGQGRLANYSGVLSNWIDEFEGFYEYGLCYVLQLEPQTIGNPGRIRILEDTLNYITQKNNVWIATGQEIYEYMENK, encoded by the coding sequence ATGTATAGAAAAAGCATAAATTGGCCAAATAAGTCCAAATGCGCTGTATCTATAACAATAAACCTGAGCGCAGAGTTATTCTGGCTACAACTTGATCAAACATGCTACGACAAACCAAAAACATTATCAATGGGACAATATGGAATGACTAATGGATTAAAAAGAGTTCTCGACACCTTGGGTCAAAAAAACATTAAAGCTACTTTTTTTGTTCCAGGGAAAGTTGCAGAGCTCTACCCCCTTGAGATGCAAGACGTACTCAACAGGAATCATGAAATTGCGTGCAGTGGATATGATTATATTAATCTAGGCATAGAAGATCCGATCTGCCAAGAAAACGACATCAGCAGAGGCGTTAATGCCATTAAAAAAATATGCAACATGACCCCCCTGGGATTCCGAGCTCCCGTTGGAGAGCTCAGCAAAGAGACTCTACGCATAGCACATAAATATGGAATGAAATATTCGAGCAATTTATCAGACGATGATAGACCCTACTACCTCGACATCGGAAGCGAAATGAAGATGCTGGAAATTCCAATTCACTGGTCTTTGTATGACTTTCCTTATTTCGCTTTCAATTACAGACCCGCATTTCCAATAGGACAGGGGCGTTTAGCCAATTACTCAGGAGTACTATCTAACTGGATTGATGAATTTGAAGGATTTTACGAATATGGATTGTGCTACGTGCTACAACTGGAGCCTCAAACCATAGGAAATCCCGGACGCATACGCATACTTGAAGATACATTAAACTATATCACTCAAAAAAACAATGTGTGGATTGCGACTGGACAAGAAATATACGAATACATGGAAAACAAGTAA
- a CDS encoding alanine/glycine:cation symporter family protein, which translates to MSSLFDFINVLFASVVPVADFLWDFPTNYDWYSSIPIVGKFSVAFILLLGGGIYFTIGLKFVQITQFKNSYRQLMSRQRSGIGTSALSAFLLSLGMRVGAGNIVGVTGAVTLGGPGAIFWMWLAAFLGMSTAFGEATLAQIYKEQKGNEYVGGFTFYIQKIWGDKRFIGVGMCVIYLIYNMLSIPVHTFHVFTAASSIVKEFSDKALSTTGIEYYSIALFIVISLAIITFGGVRRVTKVTDKVVPIMAMLYVLVVLALILMNLNKVPLFFFSVFKGAFSPDAIFGGAFGIALSQGLKRGLLSNEAGMGTVTQASSIADANHPCEQGFVQALGVFFDTIIICSLTGFILTAGQLWTTNSNWSDLKVDKIATYLTSIKELVPGTTLDSVIVVFASVAFGLFAFTTLLGDLVFTEIAANKISQKESFMKAMRSIGALVFVPLGVLTVLAGLQLDNLWYVSDLINVILILINIPTMIVGRKIIIKAYDNYLNSDGSRFLSSDIGIETEVWNGKKD; encoded by the coding sequence ATGAGCTCTTTGTTCGACTTCATAAATGTCTTGTTTGCCAGCGTGGTTCCCGTCGCAGATTTTCTATGGGACTTTCCGACGAACTACGATTGGTATTCGAGCATTCCCATCGTCGGAAAGTTTTCCGTGGCCTTCATCCTGCTGTTGGGCGGAGGCATCTATTTCACTATCGGCCTCAAATTCGTACAGATCACTCAGTTCAAGAACAGCTACAGACAGCTGATGAGCCGGCAGCGAAGCGGCATCGGCACGTCGGCCCTTTCCGCCTTCCTGCTGAGCCTGGGGATGCGGGTCGGCGCGGGCAATATCGTGGGAGTCACCGGCGCCGTCACGTTGGGCGGTCCAGGTGCCATTTTCTGGATGTGGCTCGCGGCCTTCCTGGGCATGTCGACGGCTTTCGGAGAGGCGACGCTGGCACAGATATACAAAGAACAGAAGGGCAACGAATATGTGGGAGGATTCACCTTCTACATCCAGAAAATCTGGGGAGACAAAAGGTTCATCGGCGTAGGCATGTGCGTCATCTATCTCATCTACAACATGCTCAGCATTCCCGTCCATACCTTTCATGTGTTCACCGCAGCAAGCTCTATCGTGAAAGAATTCTCCGATAAGGCCCTATCGACTACGGGCATCGAATATTATTCCATCGCCCTGTTCATCGTAATCTCTCTGGCAATCATCACCTTCGGCGGCGTGAGGCGCGTAACCAAAGTTACAGATAAAGTCGTTCCGATCATGGCGATGCTGTACGTACTGGTCGTCCTGGCGCTGATTCTGATGAATCTCAACAAGGTGCCTCTGTTTTTCTTTTCAGTATTCAAAGGGGCCTTTTCTCCTGATGCCATTTTCGGAGGAGCTTTCGGGATAGCCCTATCGCAAGGGCTGAAAAGAGGGCTTTTATCCAATGAAGCAGGAATGGGAACCGTGACTCAAGCCTCATCGATCGCCGACGCGAATCACCCCTGTGAACAGGGCTTTGTCCAGGCCTTGGGCGTCTTTTTCGACACGATTATCATCTGCTCCCTTACCGGATTCATTCTGACGGCAGGTCAGCTGTGGACGACAAACAGCAACTGGTCCGATCTGAAGGTCGACAAAATAGCGACCTACCTGACCTCCATCAAAGAGCTGGTCCCAGGGACGACGCTTGACAGCGTCATCGTCGTATTCGCATCAGTGGCATTCGGCCTCTTCGCATTCACCACGCTGCTCGGCGACCTTGTTTTCACAGAAATTGCGGCAAACAAAATATCCCAAAAAGAAAGTTTCATGAAAGCGATGAGGTCGATCGGAGCGCTGGTATTTGTCCCCTTAGGCGTTCTTACCGTTCTGGCCGGTCTCCAATTGGATAATTTATGGTACGTATCCGACTTGATCAACGTCATTCTCATTCTAATAAACATACCCACCATGATTGTAGGCAGAAAAATAATAATTAAAGCCTATGACAACTATTTGAATTCCGATGGAAGTCGTTTCCTATCCTCGGACATCGGGATCGAGACAGAAGTATGGAACGGAAAGAAAGATTAG
- a CDS encoding GntR family transcriptional regulator, translating to MEVKSAEDKAYKAIIRLILEQKYPPGSSLVEAQLAEDLGMSRTPIRSALRRLTTDGFLENPFNRSCRVPKISRKDLEKLFNLRLLMESHAAHEAAINASDERKEEFEQLIEKERESYYTGDKNLYEINQQIHFGIANLSDNPYLAGAIKPLFWRSELYVFFFDTFYVSNERKPLLRDPDKSRSHREHKELIRAIFSRAPEDAREIMKTHILSTRKMLTTNASFQKGFKEM from the coding sequence TTGGAAGTCAAATCTGCTGAGGATAAAGCCTATAAGGCAATTATTCGATTGATTCTTGAGCAAAAATATCCTCCAGGTTCTTCTCTCGTGGAAGCGCAATTGGCTGAAGACTTGGGAATGAGCCGGACTCCCATTCGGAGTGCGCTACGCAGGCTCACTACGGATGGATTTCTTGAAAATCCATTCAATAGAAGCTGCCGTGTGCCTAAGATTTCCAGGAAAGACCTTGAAAAACTCTTCAACTTACGTCTGCTCATGGAGTCTCATGCCGCCCATGAGGCCGCCATTAACGCTTCGGACGAAAGAAAAGAAGAATTTGAACAGTTGATAGAAAAAGAACGAGAAAGCTACTACACAGGGGACAAAAATCTATATGAAATTAACCAACAAATTCATTTCGGTATCGCAAATCTTTCCGACAACCCCTACTTGGCAGGAGCTATCAAGCCCCTTTTCTGGAGATCGGAATTATATGTTTTCTTTTTCGACACTTTCTACGTCAGCAACGAGAGGAAACCCCTTCTTAGAGATCCAGATAAATCCAGAAGCCACCGAGAGCACAAAGAACTGATTCGTGCGATCTTCAGCAGAGCCCCGGAGGATGCCCGAGAAATCATGAAAACCCATATCCTTTCGACTCGAAAGATGCTGACGACGAACGCAAGTTTTCAAAAAGGCTTCAAGGAGATGTAA
- a CDS encoding methylmalonyl-CoA mutase family protein, translating into MDSAVQEDQRKKPALSFDEFPPPTYEGWKAEAEAALKGAPFEKRLLTPTYEEITLEPLYTADHIKGLPLEGRPGERPFLRGTRPSGYLAEPWAVAQGCDEPLPEEANAVIRRELEKGSSVLHFSLDEATRRGEDWDGKRGLTGLSLSTLADLDGAFDGLDLTSRPLRIDGGFSVVPLLALIAAQARAQGRQKALSDYSGSVGADPLGTLARDGSLPCPLDELYDEMALSLHWTAARAPKVKTILIGGDVYHDGGASATEEIACVAATAIAYVRAMEIRGFSLESIASAMTVSLSLGANFFMEIAKIRAMRQVWSHIMEAFGGDEKACRIDLSARTSRFTQTVYDPYVNILRATSQAFSGVVGGVDAMEVARFDEAIRSGSEQSRRIARNIQIMLQNEFDLLQPVDPGGGSWYIETLTDQVARKAWKEMQEIEERGGLFRALQEGAVQKKIGATLKQRWKKLANRADRAVGTNMYANVTEKPLTEERDMAAIAARRREAVEAFRADIDAEHCRRSLEAIPPTPGEPLAFMETLAEAFFAGATLGEVRKRLDDGFEGTVAVEPLTPRRWTEPFEALRRRTEEAAAEGRPIRVFLANMGPIPQHKARADFSTGFMEVARFEVLRNDGFADTEEAARAAVESGADVTIICSTDETYPDIVPPLARAIKEARPEAIVLLAGAPAPEHKEAYVEAGVDDFIHVRADCLKILTDIQKARGLL; encoded by the coding sequence ATGGACAGCGCCGTTCAGGAAGACCAACGGAAAAAACCGGCCCTTTCCTTCGACGAATTTCCTCCCCCCACGTACGAGGGATGGAAGGCCGAGGCCGAGGCGGCTCTCAAGGGAGCCCCCTTCGAGAAACGCCTGCTGACGCCGACCTACGAGGAGATAACCCTGGAACCTCTCTATACGGCGGACCACATCAAGGGGCTGCCTCTGGAGGGAAGGCCGGGAGAGAGACCCTTTCTGCGCGGCACCCGTCCCTCGGGCTATCTGGCCGAGCCATGGGCCGTCGCCCAGGGCTGCGACGAGCCCCTTCCCGAAGAGGCCAACGCCGTCATCAGACGGGAGCTGGAGAAGGGCAGTTCCGTCCTTCACTTCTCCCTCGACGAGGCCACCCGACGGGGCGAGGATTGGGACGGGAAGAGGGGTCTTACGGGACTCTCCCTCTCCACCCTGGCCGATCTCGACGGGGCCTTCGACGGTCTGGACCTGACGTCGCGGCCGCTTCGCATCGACGGCGGTTTTTCCGTCGTCCCCCTTCTGGCCCTCATCGCCGCCCAGGCCCGGGCCCAGGGACGGCAAAAGGCGCTGAGCGACTACAGCGGCTCCGTCGGAGCCGATCCGCTGGGGACTCTGGCCCGGGACGGCAGCCTGCCCTGTCCTCTCGACGAGCTCTACGACGAGATGGCCCTTTCCCTTCACTGGACGGCCGCCAGGGCGCCCAAGGTGAAGACGATCCTCATTGGCGGCGACGTCTACCACGACGGAGGCGCCTCGGCCACGGAGGAGATCGCCTGCGTCGCCGCGACGGCCATCGCCTACGTCCGGGCCATGGAGATCCGCGGATTCTCTCTCGAATCCATCGCCTCGGCCATGACCGTATCCCTTTCCCTCGGCGCCAATTTCTTCATGGAGATCGCCAAGATCCGGGCCATGCGCCAGGTCTGGTCGCACATCATGGAGGCCTTCGGCGGCGACGAGAAGGCCTGCCGGATCGACCTGTCGGCCCGGACCTCCCGCTTCACCCAGACCGTCTACGATCCCTACGTCAACATCCTCCGCGCCACCTCTCAGGCCTTTTCCGGCGTCGTCGGCGGCGTCGACGCCATGGAAGTGGCCCGCTTCGACGAGGCCATCCGCTCCGGCAGCGAGCAGTCGCGCCGCATCGCCCGCAACATCCAGATCATGCTCCAGAACGAATTCGATCTTCTCCAGCCCGTCGATCCCGGCGGCGGCTCCTGGTACATCGAGACTCTGACGGACCAGGTGGCCCGCAAAGCCTGGAAGGAGATGCAGGAGATCGAGGAGCGGGGCGGTCTTTTCCGTGCCCTCCAGGAGGGCGCGGTCCAGAAGAAGATCGGCGCCACCCTGAAGCAGCGGTGGAAGAAGCTGGCCAACAGGGCCGATCGGGCCGTGGGGACCAACATGTACGCCAACGTGACGGAAAAACCCCTGACCGAGGAACGGGACATGGCGGCCATCGCCGCCAGGCGCCGCGAGGCCGTCGAGGCCTTCAGGGCCGACATCGACGCGGAGCACTGCCGCAGAAGCCTCGAGGCCATCCCTCCCACGCCGGGTGAGCCCCTGGCCTTCATGGAGACCCTGGCCGAGGCCTTTTTCGCCGGAGCGACCCTGGGCGAGGTGCGCAAGCGCCTCGACGACGGCTTCGAGGGAACCGTCGCCGTCGAGCCCCTGACCCCCCGGCGCTGGACGGAACCCTTCGAGGCGCTCCGCAGACGCACGGAGGAGGCCGCCGCCGAGGGACGGCCGATCCGCGTCTTCCTGGCCAACATGGGGCCCATACCCCAGCACAAGGCGCGGGCCGATTTCAGCACCGGATTCATGGAGGTGGCCCGTTTCGAAGTTCTGCGCAACGACGGCTTCGCCGATACGGAGGAGGCGGCCAGGGCCGCCGTCGAGTCGGGAGCGGACGTGACGATCATCTGCTCCACCGACGAGACCTATCCCGACATCGTCCCCCCTCTGGCCCGGGCCATCAAGGAGGCTCGGCCCGAGGCCATCGTCCTTCTCGCCGGAGCCCCGGCCCCGGAGCACAAGGAGGCCTACGTCGAGGCGGGCGTCGACGACTTCATCCACGTCCGGGCCGATTGCCTCAAGATTCTCACCGACATCCAGAAAGCGAGGGGGCTCCTCTGA